Proteins encoded together in one Procambarus clarkii isolate CNS0578487 chromosome 11, FALCON_Pclarkii_2.0, whole genome shotgun sequence window:
- the LOC138363627 gene encoding ribosome-binding protein 1-like gives MYHGTQHHRRGCITGHSTTSGAVSQDTAPPTGLHHGTQHHRRGCITGHSTTGGGCITGHSTTGGGCITGHSTTGGGCITGHSTTGGGCITGHSTTGGGCIKGHSTIRKFKRPQPNANIYQTPEQQSLINPVSQPTSRITELQEHTTATNYQHWHQLGPKLCIGTPPEGLLTSGTPPEGLLTSGTPPEGLLTSGTSPEGLLTSGTPPEGLLTSGTPPEGQLTSGTPPEGLLTSGTPPEGLLTSGTPPEGLLTSGTSPEGLLTSGTPPEGLLTSGTPPEGLLTSGTPPEGLLTFGTPPEGLLTSGTPPEGLLTSGTPPEGLLTSGTPPEGLLTSGTPPEGLLTSGTPPERLLTSGTPPEGLLTSGTPPEGLLTSGTPPEGLLTSGTSPEGLLTSGTPPEGLLASGTPPEGQLTSGTPPEGLLTSGTPPEGLLTSGTPPEGLLTSGTSPEGLLTSGTPPEGLLTSGTPPEGLLTSGTPPEGLLTSGTPPEGLLTSGTPPEGLLTSGTPPEGLLTSGTPPEGLLTSGTPPEGLLTSGTPPEGLLTS, from the coding sequence ATGTATCACGGGACACAGCACCACCGGCGGGGCTGTATCAcgggacacagcaccaccagcgggGCTGTATCACAGGACACAGCACCACCGACGGGGCTGCATCATGGGACACAGCACCACCGGCGGGGCTGTATCACGGGACACAGCACCACCGGCGGGGGCTGTATCACGGGACACAGCACCACCGGCGGGGGCTGTATCACGGGACACAGCACCACCGGCGGGGGCTGTATCACGGGACACAGCACCACCGGCGGTGGCTGTATCACGGGACACAGCACCACCGGCGGGGGCTGTATCAAGGGTCACAGCACAATTAGGAAGTTTAAGAGACCTCAGCCAAACGCCAACATCTATCAGACACCTGAGCAACAATCCCTCATCAATCCTGTATCTCAACCAACGTCCCGCATCACTGAGTTGCAGGAGCACACGACGGCGACCAACTACCAACATTGGCATCAACTGGGCCCAAAACTTTGTATTGGAACACCACCCGAAGGACTACTGACATCCGGAACACCACCCGAAGGACTACTGACATCCGGAACACCACCCGAAGGACTACTGACATCCGGAACATCACCCGAAGGACTACTAACATCCGGAACACCACCCGAAGGACTACTAACATCCGGAACACCACCCGAAGGACAACTGACATCCGGAACACCACCCGAAGGACTACTGACATCCGGAACACCACCCGAAGGACTACTAACATCCGGAACACCACCCGAAGGACTACTGACATCCGGAACATCACCCGAAGGACTACTGACATCCGGAACACCACCCGAAGGACTACTGACATCCGGAACACCACCCGAAGGACTACTGACATCCGGAACACCACCCGAAGGACTTCTAACATTCGGAACACCACCCGAAGGACTACTGACATCCGGAACACCACCCGAAGGACTACTGACATCCGGAACACCACCCGAAGGACTACTAACATCCGGAACACCACCCGAAGGACTACTGACATCCGGAACACCACCCGAAGGACTACTGACATCCGGAACACCACCCGAACGACTACTGACATCCGGAACACCACCCGAAGGACTACTGACATCCGGAACACCACCCGAAGGACTACTAACATCCGGAACACCACCCGAAGGACTACTGACATCCGGAACATCACCCGAAGGACTACTAACATCCGGAACACCACCCGAAGGACTACTAGCATCCGGAACACCACCCGAAGGACAACTGACATCCGGAACACCACCCGAAGGACTACTGACATCCGGAACACCACCCGAAGGACTACTAACATCCGGAACACCACCCGAAGGACTACTGACATCCGGAACATCACCCGAAGGACTACTGACATCCGGAACACCACCCGAAGGACTACTGACATCCGGAACACCACCCGAAGGACTACTGACATCCGGAACACCACCCGAAGGACTTCTAACATCCGGAACACCACCCGAAGGACTACTGACATCCGGAACACCACCCGAAGGACTACTGACATCCGGAACACCACCCGAAGGACTACTAACATCCGGAACACCACCCGAAGGACTACTGACATCCGGAACACCACCCGAAGGACTACTGACATCCGGAACACCACCCGAAGGACTACTGACATCCTGA